One Maribacter cobaltidurans genomic window carries:
- a CDS encoding PA14 domain-containing protein, producing the protein MYPLKNILLLVLFFITGFSYAQLSDLHYLPPLRQGQNNGAIQQQAVYLSTPETTAFTVNVYRGTNPVPITSFTISNIAPAIYNLPNGDNDITLVTNSNTGVVLNDGGLRFESTGGQNFYVNYRGRSGSQAASLTSKGRVAMGTNFKWGGVPNLGSHVSKSNTLGIMATEDNTTITLSGYDPNCEFRVGNNRAGITANSHTITLDANESFVYETYIGNSPTLAHERGWIGASIVSDKDIVISNGSLNYGRQVGDSNRDAGIDQPVPENRLGKEYIFVRGNGNSNGWTEFPLIIATENNTQIFVNGSATPIATLNEGDFFEVPSSNYSSNTVGANMYIETSKDVYAYQCVGGSTSAYTQGLNFVAPVNCLLPDTMDNIPSITDAAGVSITGGVTIIATTTTPDANIMVTDGSGPVTLPPSSPVAGTTDWKTFYLPSLTGNVSVQSTGPIAVGFFGFNGARGLAGYYSGFDTVPNIDLQITGNSCLPGAILEIASGEIFDAYQWFGDGVLILGATSSTYTAITAGDYYLRVTRGPCSYDSNSISVYYCNPDIVVNKTADVTTLTEGENVTFTITAENLGIDPATNLTISDNMPSGLSIVSATASQGSWAAPNWNVGTLNSGQLETLTIIASADSNNSIIPAVSVTNSVSNTQDQTDNNITSDNPIVSLIIQNDFDDDGIIDITDLDDDNDGIYDGEELNNCSGGLDYEFYNSAPTGNTVDNIPTTGALATGIAANINVAGLAATHTPGDGERYSVRYTGYIEIATSGTYTFFTNSDDGSKLFIDAVQVVDNDGLHGMNEESGTLSLSSGFHWLEIVFFELTGGDNLIVQYQGPSIAKQNIPFSILYPATCGSDADTFPDHLDLDADNDSCSDANEAYTDANADGGDDGVYGSGAPSVNPDGTVIAAAYPTPADVDTNGTFEFQETGAVPTITVEPLDSKTFVNTDDTFSSTDDGDNYQWQVSTDGGTNFTDITDGSEYSGTNTNSLTIIAPEMEKNGYQYRVLITSDTYVCGSTTSVPAILTVGPRTIITNRRITVRVNKN; encoded by the coding sequence GTATATCTTTCTACACCAGAAACAACGGCCTTTACGGTAAATGTATATCGCGGTACGAATCCCGTACCTATTACATCGTTTACCATATCCAATATAGCTCCGGCAATTTACAATCTCCCCAATGGCGATAACGATATCACACTTGTGACCAATAGTAACACGGGGGTTGTTTTGAACGATGGCGGACTTCGATTTGAGTCTACCGGCGGGCAAAATTTTTACGTAAACTATCGGGGCCGTTCAGGTTCACAGGCAGCGTCCTTGACCTCGAAAGGAAGAGTGGCCATGGGAACCAATTTTAAGTGGGGAGGCGTACCCAATCTGGGCAGCCATGTTTCCAAATCAAACACCTTGGGGATTATGGCCACAGAAGATAATACGACCATTACCCTTTCCGGTTACGACCCCAACTGTGAATTTAGGGTGGGTAACAATAGAGCCGGAATTACAGCAAACTCCCACACAATAACCCTTGATGCAAATGAGTCCTTCGTCTATGAAACCTATATTGGAAACTCACCTACCTTGGCACATGAAAGGGGATGGATCGGCGCCTCTATCGTATCCGACAAAGATATTGTGATTAGCAATGGATCTTTGAATTATGGTCGCCAAGTGGGCGATAGCAACAGGGATGCAGGTATAGACCAACCCGTACCAGAAAACCGATTGGGCAAGGAATACATTTTCGTTCGGGGAAATGGAAATAGCAATGGATGGACAGAGTTTCCCTTGATCATTGCCACGGAGAACAACACCCAGATTTTTGTCAATGGCTCCGCAACTCCTATCGCCACACTTAACGAGGGTGATTTTTTTGAAGTCCCCAGTAGCAATTATTCTTCCAATACCGTGGGTGCCAATATGTATATAGAAACCTCTAAGGACGTATACGCCTACCAATGTGTGGGAGGTTCCACATCAGCCTATACGCAAGGATTAAATTTTGTGGCACCAGTGAATTGTCTTTTACCCGATACTATGGATAACATCCCGAGTATTACAGATGCTGCAGGAGTATCCATTACCGGCGGAGTGACCATCATAGCGACCACTACAACCCCAGATGCCAATATTATGGTGACAGATGGTAGTGGACCAGTAACACTTCCTCCATCGTCACCCGTTGCCGGTACTACAGATTGGAAAACTTTTTATCTTCCCAGTTTAACAGGAAATGTAAGCGTGCAGTCTACAGGACCCATTGCCGTTGGTTTTTTTGGTTTCAATGGGGCGAGAGGTTTGGCCGGATATTATTCGGGATTTGATACGGTTCCTAATATCGATCTACAAATTACCGGCAACAGTTGCCTACCTGGAGCCATTTTGGAAATTGCATCGGGCGAAATCTTCGATGCCTATCAATGGTTTGGTGACGGAGTTTTAATCCTTGGAGCTACTTCATCCACATATACTGCTATTACGGCCGGCGACTATTATCTTAGGGTAACCAGAGGGCCCTGTAGTTATGATTCAAACTCTATTTCCGTTTATTATTGCAATCCAGATATCGTGGTTAACAAAACGGCTGACGTAACTACGCTTACAGAAGGCGAAAACGTAACTTTTACCATAACAGCCGAAAATCTAGGTATTGACCCTGCTACCAACCTTACCATATCGGATAACATGCCCAGTGGACTTTCCATTGTCTCGGCAACAGCCTCCCAAGGAAGTTGGGCAGCTCCAAATTGGAACGTGGGCACCTTGAACAGTGGGCAATTAGAAACCTTGACCATTATAGCTTCCGCAGATTCAAACAATTCGATTATTCCAGCAGTATCCGTGACCAATTCGGTATCGAATACTCAAGATCAAACAGACAACAATATTACTTCGGATAACCCCATCGTATCCTTAATCATACAAAATGATTTCGACGACGACGGGATAATCGATATTACCGATTTGGACGACGACAATGATGGAATTTATGACGGTGAGGAACTTAATAACTGTTCAGGTGGATTGGATTACGAGTTTTATAATTCCGCACCTACTGGAAATACTGTGGACAATATTCCAACGACTGGAGCATTGGCAACGGGAATAGCGGCCAACATCAATGTGGCCGGTTTGGCCGCCACACATACACCTGGTGATGGCGAAAGGTATTCCGTTCGGTATACTGGTTATATCGAAATCGCAACAAGCGGCACCTATACCTTTTTTACTAATTCCGATGACGGGTCCAAGCTTTTTATCGATGCCGTTCAAGTAGTGGACAATGACGGTTTGCATGGTATGAACGAGGAATCTGGCACTTTAAGTCTCTCTTCCGGCTTCCATTGGTTGGAGATTGTATTTTTTGAATTAACGGGAGGGGATAATTTGATAGTACAATATCAGGGACCCTCTATAGCAAAACAGAACATACCATTTTCGATTCTATATCCTGCCACATGTGGTAGCGATGCTGATACATTTCCGGACCATTTGGATTTGGATGCCGACAATGATAGTTGCTCGGACGCCAACGAGGCCTATACCGATGCCAATGCAGATGGAGGTGATGATGGGGTCTACGGTTCCGGTGCGCCTTCTGTAAACCCTGACGGCACAGTGATTGCCGCTGCCTATCCTACCCCGGCCGATGTGGATACCAATGGTACATTTGAATTTCAAGAAACAGGGGCAGTACCCACCATAACCGTTGAACCATTGGATTCTAAAACTTTTGTCAATACAGACGATACCTTTTCATCCACTGATGACGGCGACAACTACCAATGGCAGGTAAGCACCGATGGTGGCACAAACTTTACGGATATAACCGACGGATCTGAATACAGCGGCACCAACACCAATAGCTTGACAATAATCGCGCCCGAAATGGAGAAGAATGGTTATCAATATCGCGTACTCATCACTAGTGACACCTATGTTTGCGGGTCTACCACATCGGTACCGGCAATATTGACCGTAGGCCCTAGAACCATTATCACAAACCGCAGGATTACCGTAAGGGTTAACAAGAATTAA
- a CDS encoding ABC transporter ATP-binding protein, whose product MSTILTVNNLTKKFGYLTAVKDLSFSIEKGNVYGILGPNGSGKSTTLGIVLNVVNKTSGDFYWFDGNTSTHEALKKVGAIIERPNFYPYMTAVQNLKLVCKIKEVDTDKIEEKLELVGLLDRKNSKFKTYSLGMKQRLAIASALLNDPEILILDEPTNGLDPQGIHQIREIIKKIASQGTTILLASHLLDEVEKVCSHVIILRKGEKLYSGLVDGMMATYGFFELKSDNMEKLAETLESNSKFGEIKHENGLVTAFLKEEMDAKSLNEALYKEGIVLSHLVKRKESLEEQFLTLTKNQSN is encoded by the coding sequence TTGAGCACTATACTTACCGTAAACAATCTTACCAAGAAATTCGGTTATCTGACCGCCGTAAAGGATTTGTCCTTTTCAATTGAAAAAGGCAATGTATATGGAATTCTAGGCCCGAACGGAAGTGGAAAATCCACCACTTTGGGAATCGTACTTAACGTGGTGAACAAAACGAGCGGCGATTTTTATTGGTTTGATGGTAATACTTCTACGCATGAGGCTCTGAAAAAAGTAGGAGCGATAATCGAACGCCCCAATTTTTATCCGTATATGACAGCCGTTCAGAACCTGAAATTGGTATGCAAAATAAAGGAGGTGGACACGGACAAGATTGAAGAAAAGTTGGAATTGGTGGGCCTTTTGGACCGCAAGAACAGTAAGTTCAAAACCTATTCATTGGGTATGAAACAACGTTTGGCCATTGCCTCTGCCCTACTCAATGATCCTGAAATTTTAATTCTTGACGAACCTACCAATGGTTTAGATCCACAGGGAATACATCAGATCAGGGAAATAATAAAAAAAATAGCTTCTCAAGGAACCACAATTCTATTGGCATCCCACCTCTTGGACGAGGTGGAAAAAGTCTGCAGCCATGTTATCATACTCAGAAAAGGAGAAAAGTTATATTCTGGACTGGTCGATGGCATGATGGCCACTTATGGGTTCTTCGAACTAAAATCGGACAATATGGAAAAACTGGCCGAAACATTGGAATCCAACAGTAAGTTTGGTGAAATAAAGCATGAGAATGGCTTGGTTACGGCCTTTTTAAAAGAGGAAATGGATGCAAAATCCCTAAATGAAGCACTCTACAAAGAAGGGATTGTGCTATCCCACCTTGTAAAAAGAAAGGAAAGCCTTGAAGAGCAATTCCTGACGTTGACCAAAAATCAATCAAACTAA
- a CDS encoding ABC transporter permease translates to MIRLLQIEFIKLWNNRASKVLIISYFFILTSIALVAAIKFDIGPVKFHLAEIGIFNFPYIWHFNTFVTAFFKLFLAIVIVSMMSNEYSNKTIKQNLIDGLSKREFILSKFLTVVSFSIISTVFVFVVSLILGLVYSDYDELSIIFSDLEFLFAFFFKLMGFFSFCLFLGILVKRSAFALGFLILWQILEGIIRGLIRWKLFDGETTDTIMGFFPLQSMFNLIKEPFTRLEAVQTVADQVGEHINLNYQVHWWEFLIVISWTAIFIYLSYVLLKKRDL, encoded by the coding sequence ATGATACGACTTTTGCAGATAGAATTCATAAAACTTTGGAACAATAGGGCCAGCAAGGTGCTGATCATTTCCTATTTTTTCATTCTAACCTCTATTGCCCTTGTTGCCGCCATTAAGTTCGATATTGGTCCGGTAAAATTCCATTTGGCCGAAATTGGAATCTTCAATTTCCCCTATATATGGCATTTCAACACTTTTGTTACGGCCTTTTTCAAGCTGTTTCTGGCTATTGTCATTGTATCCATGATGTCCAACGAATACAGTAACAAAACCATTAAACAAAACCTTATAGACGGACTTTCAAAGAGAGAGTTCATTCTGTCCAAATTCTTAACGGTTGTTTCATTTTCTATAATCTCTACTGTATTTGTTTTTGTAGTATCCTTGATTTTGGGCCTTGTATATTCTGATTATGACGAACTTTCCATCATATTTTCAGATTTGGAATTTTTGTTCGCCTTCTTTTTTAAATTAATGGGTTTCTTTTCTTTCTGTCTCTTTCTTGGAATCCTAGTAAAACGTTCTGCTTTTGCTTTGGGTTTTTTGATTTTGTGGCAAATCTTGGAAGGAATCATCAGGGGACTTATCCGCTGGAAATTATTTGATGGGGAAACTACGGACACCATCATGGGTTTCTTTCCGTTGCAATCCATGTTTAATCTTATCAAGGAGCCTTTTACCCGGTTGGAAGCCGTACAGACGGTAGCAGACCAAGTTGGTGAGCATATCAACCTTAATTACCAAGTTCATTGGTGGGAGTTTTTAATTGTCATCAGCTGGACCGCAATTTTCATTTATTTGTCTTATGTATTACTCAAAAAACGTGATCTTTAA
- a CDS encoding T9SS type B sorting domain-containing protein — MKKGSSICKVLALSIFIMLMLCYNFKVLGQECPALVGPLNGENQVATTASINWETIEGVPGYIISLGTTPGGTDILNELNVGSSTSYSPPTGLPKNTQIFVTITLFFFNQANITCESQSFTTASLTEVPECTFLFNPMNNAIDVNTTTNISWAYAPGATGYLFTMGTTPNGDDLVPITDLGNTLSYNPSMDLPAESDIYVNVIPYNGIGNSIGCTGFTFTTAPEATLPNCTSLITPYNGETNIPLSPFLEWNEVPNATGYRVSIGTSPFETDILNNAAFYRTSTMVIDFEPNRTFFIKIVPFNDAGEAIGCSQETFSTLLGCGPYYDPLTSELVVLNPDITFPDTVGICQNGSGNVISATDEADGYRWYSLDVDGNESLISTEASLSIEKAGEYIYEIFDIIEGSGGTIECSSSKVFRVEESSIATIENVRVTEVLNGLNFEVIVEGNGNYEFALDNPEGPYQNSNIFGGITPGTHTVYVRDVNGCGVAEKTIQQDLTVEGFPKFFTPNGDGTNDFWQYRRPQDSNEIPYEVIHIFDRFGNFLAQIDPKSLGWNGIFNGRKMPASDYWFKAISFNNKVITGHFTLKR; from the coding sequence ATGAAAAAGGGTTCATCAATATGTAAAGTATTGGCTCTGTCGATATTTATTATGTTGATGCTATGCTACAATTTCAAGGTTTTGGGGCAAGAGTGTCCAGCATTGGTGGGTCCGCTGAATGGAGAAAATCAGGTCGCGACCACCGCATCCATAAATTGGGAGACGATTGAGGGTGTACCGGGGTATATCATTTCCCTAGGAACTACACCCGGAGGTACGGACATTTTGAACGAACTTAACGTTGGATCTTCAACTAGTTATTCTCCACCTACAGGACTACCGAAAAACACACAAATATTCGTCACCATAACCTTGTTCTTCTTCAACCAAGCGAATATCACTTGCGAAAGCCAAAGTTTTACAACTGCGTCACTGACCGAAGTCCCAGAGTGTACTTTTCTATTTAATCCTATGAATAATGCTATTGACGTGAATACCACCACCAATATTTCTTGGGCCTATGCACCAGGTGCCACGGGATATCTATTTACTATGGGAACAACTCCCAATGGAGATGACCTTGTGCCAATTACAGATTTGGGCAATACCCTTAGCTATAATCCAAGTATGGACTTACCGGCAGAGTCCGATATCTATGTAAACGTAATACCTTATAATGGAATAGGTAATTCAATAGGGTGTACGGGCTTTACATTTACAACAGCACCGGAGGCCACTTTACCAAATTGTACCAGTTTAATAACACCATATAATGGAGAAACAAATATACCTTTGAGTCCTTTTTTAGAATGGAATGAAGTACCCAATGCTACTGGCTACAGAGTATCTATCGGAACCTCTCCTTTTGAAACAGATATTTTGAACAATGCCGCGTTCTATAGGACTTCCACAATGGTTATTGATTTTGAACCCAACCGTACTTTTTTCATTAAAATAGTACCTTTCAATGATGCTGGGGAAGCGATAGGCTGCTCTCAGGAAACTTTTTCAACTTTACTGGGGTGCGGTCCTTATTACGACCCACTAACCAGTGAATTGGTTGTTTTGAACCCTGACATTACTTTTCCTGATACGGTAGGAATTTGTCAAAACGGTAGCGGGAATGTTATATCGGCTACCGACGAAGCTGATGGATACCGATGGTATAGTCTAGATGTCGATGGAAATGAATCTTTGATCTCAACAGAGGCCAGTTTATCCATTGAAAAAGCCGGCGAATATATTTACGAAATATTCGATATCATAGAAGGCTCCGGAGGAACTATTGAATGCTCTTCGTCAAAAGTATTTAGGGTAGAAGAGTCTTCCATTGCCACTATTGAAAACGTACGGGTAACGGAGGTGTTAAATGGTTTGAATTTTGAGGTTATAGTGGAAGGTAATGGAAACTATGAATTTGCTCTGGACAACCCAGAAGGGCCTTATCAAAATTCAAATATCTTCGGTGGAATTACCCCTGGCACCCATACGGTTTATGTTCGGGATGTAAATGGCTGTGGTGTAGCCGAGAAAACAATACAACAAGATCTTACCGTTGAAGGCTTTCCAAAATTCTTTACGCCCAACGGGGACGGAACCAACGATTTTTGGCAGTATAGGAGACCACAGGATTCCAATGAAATTCCATATGAGGTTATACATATTTTTGACCGTTTTGGGAACTTTCTAGCCCAAATAGACCCCAAATCCTTAGGATGGAACGGTATTTTTAATGGGCGAAAGATGCCTGCCTCGGACTATTGGTTCAAGGCAATTTCATTCAATAACAAAGTAATAACCGGACATTTTACCCTTAAACGTTGA
- the uvrB gene encoding excinuclease ABC subunit UvrB, whose amino-acid sequence MKFNVVSEFSPTGDQPNAIKQLSNGINQGEKYQTLLGVTGSGKTFTIANVIEEVQRPTLVLAHNKTLAAQLYSEFKQFFPKNAIEYFVSYYDYYQPEAYIPTSGVYIEKDLSINEDIEKLRLSATSSLLSGRRDVLVVASVSCLYGIGNPIEFQKNVISIQKDQVISRTKFLHQLVQSLYSRTTADFRNGNFRVKGDVVDVFPSYADHAFRIHFFGDEIEEIEAFDPFNNNVLEVYENLNIYPANMFVTSQDVLQNAIHQIQDDLVKQIDYFKEIGKPLEAKRLEERTNFDLEMIRELGYCSGIENYSRYLDGREPGTRPFCLLDYFPNDYLMVIDESHVTVPQVHAMYGGDRSRKVNLVDYGFRLPAAMDNRPLKFEEFEALQNQVIYVSATPADYELQLSQGVYVEQVIRPTGLLDPIIEVRPSLNQIDDLVEEIHQRVEKDERILVTTLTKRMAEELAKYLDRISVRCRYIHSDVDTLERVEIMQDLRKGIFDVLIGVNLLREGLDLPEVSLVAILDADKEGFLRNNRSLTQTVGRAARNLNGKAIMYADKITNSMQKTIDETNYRREKQINYNTENNITPTALNKNLDSVLSKNSVSTYHYQKEELRAAEPDLKYLTKDQLEKLIREKRKAMEKAAKELDFMQAAKIRDEIKALQEQET is encoded by the coding sequence ATGAAATTCAATGTAGTATCAGAATTTAGTCCCACAGGGGATCAGCCAAACGCGATAAAGCAACTTTCCAATGGCATAAATCAAGGGGAAAAGTATCAAACATTGTTGGGCGTTACCGGATCTGGAAAGACGTTTACCATTGCGAATGTCATTGAGGAAGTTCAAAGGCCCACATTGGTTTTGGCCCATAACAAGACCTTGGCAGCACAACTGTATTCAGAGTTCAAGCAATTTTTTCCAAAAAATGCCATAGAATATTTTGTTTCCTATTACGATTACTACCAACCGGAAGCCTACATTCCTACCAGTGGCGTTTACATTGAGAAGGACCTATCCATTAACGAAGACATTGAAAAGTTAAGACTAAGCGCGACTTCCTCTTTGTTATCCGGGAGAAGGGATGTATTAGTAGTTGCCTCTGTTTCATGCCTATACGGGATTGGCAACCCTATCGAATTCCAAAAAAATGTAATATCCATCCAAAAAGATCAGGTTATCTCCAGAACCAAGTTTCTGCACCAATTGGTACAAAGCCTATATTCCCGGACCACGGCGGATTTTAGAAACGGGAACTTTAGGGTTAAAGGGGATGTAGTGGATGTTTTCCCTAGTTATGCCGACCATGCCTTCAGAATTCATTTTTTTGGGGACGAAATCGAGGAAATAGAAGCCTTTGACCCGTTTAACAATAACGTTCTGGAGGTGTATGAAAACCTGAACATTTACCCTGCCAATATGTTCGTGACTTCCCAAGATGTCCTTCAAAACGCAATTCATCAAATTCAGGACGATTTGGTAAAGCAGATTGATTACTTCAAGGAGATTGGAAAACCCTTGGAAGCTAAAAGATTGGAGGAAAGAACCAATTTTGATCTTGAAATGATCAGGGAATTGGGTTACTGCTCTGGAATAGAAAATTACTCCAGATACTTAGATGGTCGGGAACCAGGAACTAGACCTTTCTGTCTGTTGGACTATTTTCCAAACGATTATTTAATGGTCATCGATGAAAGCCATGTGACCGTACCGCAGGTTCATGCCATGTACGGAGGCGATCGCTCAAGAAAAGTAAATTTGGTCGACTACGGTTTTCGTTTACCGGCAGCCATGGACAATAGACCATTAAAATTTGAAGAATTCGAAGCACTACAAAATCAGGTTATCTATGTAAGTGCAACCCCGGCGGATTACGAATTGCAATTGAGCCAAGGGGTGTACGTAGAACAAGTCATACGCCCGACAGGTTTGCTTGACCCCATTATTGAAGTTCGTCCCAGTCTTAACCAAATCGATGATTTGGTGGAGGAAATACATCAACGGGTGGAGAAGGATGAAAGGATATTGGTCACGACCCTAACAAAGAGAATGGCAGAAGAACTTGCCAAGTACTTGGATAGAATCAGTGTACGATGTAGATATATACATAGTGACGTGGATACTTTGGAACGCGTGGAGATTATGCAGGATCTTAGAAAGGGTATTTTTGATGTATTGATAGGGGTGAATCTTTTACGTGAAGGATTAGACCTTCCTGAGGTTTCACTGGTCGCAATTTTAGATGCCGACAAAGAAGGCTTTTTAAGAAATAACAGGTCCCTTACACAGACGGTTGGAAGGGCTGCCAGAAACCTAAATGGAAAGGCAATTATGTATGCCGATAAGATAACGAATAGCATGCAAAAAACTATTGACGAAACAAATTACAGGCGCGAAAAACAAATCAATTACAACACAGAAAATAATATTACACCCACTGCGCTGAACAAAAATTTAGATAGTGTTTTATCGAAAAATTCAGTCTCCACATACCACTATCAAAAAGAAGAATTAAGGGCGGCTGAACCCGATCTGAAATACCTTACAAAGGATCAATTAGAGAAGCTTATCAGAGAGAAAAGAAAGGCGATGGAAAAGGCAGCGAAAGAGTTGGATTTTATGCAAGCGGCGAAAATTAGGGATGAAATAAAGGCACTTCAAGAGCAGGAAACCTAA
- a CDS encoding M20/M25/M40 family metallo-hydrolase — MKKWLFLSILTPLAFCQESWSQNVSAEKIEALTDEKFIESITNLRHFLTLPNDGNYPEQIATNLAWCDSAFSDLKFKTQTIKTDGAPLLFAEKVYHKNRKSVLFYLQIDGQPVDTTKWFQPNPFSPVLKEKKDGNWEAIDFKKLNENIDLDWRIFARSASDSKGPAISLISALQILQSKKIKPEYNIKVIMDFQEELGSPDLPKAVAQNRELLDAEMLFIMDGTRHLSNLPTLTYGARGIATATIKIFGPKYALHSGQYGNFAPNPVFKASRLIASMKDEKGKVTIPGFYDGVQLTDKDRKSLASIPENLDSTLINLGIAGPDKVASNYQESLQYPSLNIRGLKAAWVEKEVRTIIPSEVIIEIDMRLVPETPGERQIKLLKDHIEKFGYHIVDSLPSNEERMKYPKLASFRYRLGSQPFRTEMDSPIGEFLNKSMSSVFGKKVVNMRTTGGSQPIAPFIKTLELPAVSIRIPNPDNAIHGPNENIRLGNLREGIMTCLALLTHKL, encoded by the coding sequence ATGAAAAAATGGTTGTTTTTATCGATTTTGACTCCTCTAGCTTTCTGTCAGGAAAGTTGGTCTCAAAATGTATCGGCTGAAAAAATCGAAGCATTGACTGATGAAAAATTCATTGAATCGATTACCAATTTACGACATTTTTTAACACTTCCAAATGATGGTAATTACCCAGAACAAATAGCTACAAATTTAGCTTGGTGCGATAGTGCTTTTTCTGATTTAAAATTTAAAACACAAACTATCAAAACGGATGGCGCCCCTCTCCTATTTGCCGAAAAAGTATATCACAAAAACAGAAAGTCCGTCTTGTTCTATTTACAGATCGATGGTCAACCTGTCGATACCACAAAGTGGTTCCAACCCAATCCGTTCTCTCCTGTTTTAAAGGAAAAGAAAGATGGCAATTGGGAGGCAATCGACTTCAAAAAATTGAACGAAAATATCGACCTGGATTGGCGCATTTTTGCACGTTCCGCATCCGACTCAAAAGGACCTGCAATTTCATTGATATCTGCACTGCAAATTCTTCAATCTAAAAAAATAAAACCTGAATATAACATCAAGGTCATTATGGATTTTCAGGAAGAATTGGGGTCACCGGACCTACCAAAAGCGGTTGCACAAAACAGGGAATTATTGGATGCGGAAATGTTGTTTATCATGGATGGTACACGTCATTTATCCAATTTGCCAACATTAACGTATGGAGCTAGAGGAATTGCTACGGCCACGATAAAAATTTTCGGACCAAAATATGCACTGCACAGCGGACAATATGGAAACTTCGCACCCAATCCCGTCTTTAAGGCATCCCGACTCATTGCCAGTATGAAGGACGAAAAGGGCAAAGTAACCATCCCCGGATTTTATGATGGTGTTCAACTCACCGATAAGGACAGGAAAAGTCTTGCTTCCATTCCTGAAAATTTGGATAGCACCTTGATTAATCTTGGAATTGCAGGTCCAGATAAGGTGGCCTCGAATTATCAGGAATCATTGCAGTACCCGTCTTTGAACATCAGAGGCCTAAAAGCAGCGTGGGTAGAAAAGGAGGTACGCACCATCATACCTTCTGAGGTTATTATCGAGATTGATATGCGATTGGTACCTGAAACTCCGGGGGAGCGACAAATAAAGTTGCTGAAAGACCATATTGAAAAGTTTGGATATCACATCGTGGATTCTCTTCCTTCGAACGAGGAAAGGATGAAATATCCAAAACTGGCCTCGTTTAGATATCGTTTGGGTTCTCAACCTTTTAGGACAGAAATGGATAGTCCAATTGGAGAATTTTTAAACAAATCCATGTCCAGTGTTTTTGGGAAAAAAGTAGTGAATATGAGAACTACGGGTGGCTCCCAACCTATTGCCCCATTTATAAAAACCTTGGAATTACCTGCGGTATCTATTCGTATACCAAATCCTGACAACGCCATTCATGGACCCAACGAAAATATTCGTCTCGGCAATTTAAGGGAAGGTATTATGACCTGTTTAGCCCTTCTTACCCATAAGTTATAA
- a CDS encoding Hsp20/alpha crystallin family protein: MSLIKRNDVLFPSLMNEIFKPDWFGGMENFNGSVPAVNIKENETGFELELSVPGRKKEDFNIEIDDNLLTISSETKSESETKEENYTRREFGYTSFKRSFTLPESVDEEKIGASYENGILKFTLPKKEEALPKPKRLIELS; this comes from the coding sequence ATGAGTTTAATAAAAAGAAATGACGTTTTATTTCCTTCATTGATGAACGAAATTTTTAAGCCAGATTGGTTTGGTGGGATGGAAAATTTTAACGGTTCTGTTCCTGCTGTTAACATCAAGGAAAATGAAACCGGTTTTGAATTGGAACTATCCGTACCCGGTAGGAAAAAAGAAGATTTCAATATTGAAATCGATGATAATTTATTGACTATTTCTTCCGAAACGAAATCAGAAAGCGAGACCAAGGAAGAAAATTATACAAGAAGGGAGTTTGGTTATACTTCTTTCAAAAGATCGTTTACGCTACCTGAATCCGTTGATGAGGAAAAAATAGGTGCCTCCTACGAGAATGGTATATTGAAATTTACATTGCCAAAGAAAGAAGAGGCGTTGCCTAAGCCTAAAAGGTTGATAGAACTTTCTTAA